The Pseudomonas aeruginosa genome includes the window AGACGGTCATCGGCGACAATTTGGCGATCCTCAGGATCAACGGGGTCTGCTGCTGGGCATTGAGGGTCTGGCCTTCGCGCGCATCGACCGCCACCACCGTGCCGGACATCGGCGCGTAGATGCGGGTATAGCCGAGTTCGGCTTCGTCGCTGCGCAACGAGGCCTGGGCCTGGCGGATCTGCGCCTGGTACATCTCGATCCGTGCCTGGGTGGCGAGCATCTGCGCCTGGGCGCTCTGCACGTCCTCGGTACGCGTCGCGCCGCCGGCGGCCAGCCGCTGCTGGCGCTGGTACTGCTGGCGGGCGAGGGTGTACTGGGCACGTTGCTCGGCCAGCTGGGCCTTGAGCATCTCGATCGAATAGCGGCCGGCATCGACCTTGGCCTGCTGGGTGGAGGGGTCGATCTCGACCAGCAACTGGCCTTCCGTCACATCGTCCCCGGCCTCGACGTGCAACTTGCGGATCTGCCCGGAGGCCTGGGCGCCGACGTCGACGTAGCGCCGCGGTTGCAGGGTGCCGAGCGCCGAGACGCTGCTCTCGATGCTGCCGCGGCTGACGCTCACGGTGTCGAAGCTGTTGCTGCGGAACGGATAGGCCTGCCAGGCGGCCAGGGCGATCAGGGGGCTGAGGCAGACTGCGACGAGCAGTGCGCGACGAGTACTACGGGTTCGTCTCATTCGGGAATCCGGCCGGTGCGTGGAGAGACCGCCGCCGCTGGATCGGCAGGCTGGGCACTGCCAGATATACGAGGCCAGGGCGGCTAAATTTAACCTGGGTTCA containing:
- the pvdR gene encoding pyoverdine export/recycling transporter periplasmic adaptor subunit PvdR, translated to MRRTRSTRRALLVAVCLSPLIALAAWQAYPFRSNSFDTVSVSRGSIESSVSALGTLQPRRYVDVGAQASGQIRKLHVEAGDDVTEGQLLVEIDPSTQQAKVDAGRYSIEMLKAQLAEQRAQYTLARQQYQRQQRLAAGGATRTEDVQSAQAQMLATQARIEMYQAQIRQAQASLRSDEAELGYTRIYAPMSGTVVAVDAREGQTLNAQQQTPLILRIAKLSPMTVWAQVSEADIGRVKPGMPAYFTTLSGEGRRWTGKVRQILPVPPKPLDQSNQGGGSPTSGSGGQSGSGRVVLYTVLVDVDNGDHQLMAEMTAQVFFVAATAENILTAPVAAIHDDGKGGQVAWVVGSNGKPQSRQIRTGISDRLRVQVLAGLEEGDRLLMAAPDGSDS